The Azospirillum baldaniorum genome window below encodes:
- a CDS encoding GntR family transcriptional regulator, which translates to MTDPDLPTDHAMQAEKPSRVTEMRQVLEQEILGGIIAPGDRLDERALAERFGVSRTPVREVLSQLGSSGLVTIKPGAGASVLRMSAKQLVGMMEVLVELESLAASLAARRMGIAGRKRLLEVHEASRAAAEASDIEAYDNLNRELHELIYAGSRNEHLEHQAKLIRSRLRIYRQYPFQHTARPLKSYTEHDRFVKAILEGDGEAARRHMHDHMTTGGSIWVDMVVSMPPVGDHE; encoded by the coding sequence TTGACCGATCCCGATTTGCCAACGGATCATGCCATGCAGGCGGAAAAGCCAAGCCGCGTAACGGAAATGCGGCAGGTGCTCGAACAGGAAATTCTGGGCGGGATCATCGCGCCCGGCGACCGCCTGGACGAACGAGCTTTGGCCGAACGGTTCGGCGTGTCACGGACGCCGGTGCGCGAGGTGCTGTCCCAGCTTGGCTCGAGCGGACTGGTCACGATAAAGCCGGGAGCCGGCGCCTCCGTATTGCGGATGTCCGCCAAGCAACTCGTCGGCATGATGGAGGTTCTGGTCGAACTGGAATCCCTGGCCGCCAGCCTTGCCGCCCGCCGCATGGGAATCGCCGGGCGCAAGCGTCTTCTGGAAGTGCACGAGGCGAGCCGCGCCGCCGCCGAGGCCAGCGACATCGAGGCCTACGACAATCTCAATCGCGAACTGCATGAGTTGATCTACGCCGGAAGCCGGAACGAGCATCTGGAGCACCAGGCGAAACTCATTCGCAGCCGCTTGCGCATCTACCGCCAGTATCCGTTCCAGCACACCGCGCGCCCTTTGAAGTCCTACACCGAGCACGACCGTTTCGTGAAAGCGATCCTGGAAGGGGACGGCGAGGCCGCGCGCCGGCACATGCACGACCACATGACCACGGGCGGAAGCATTTGGGTCGATATGGTGGTCTCCATGCCGCCGGTCGGTGACCATGAGTAG
- a CDS encoding enoyl-CoA hydratase/isomerase family protein: MNGTPRGQSDGPATAPQLTMDDTVGTIRLNRPLQHNRIDVADIAILEEQIAAAEANPSVRVLVLTATGPSFSSGYDLSAAQSSQRGGSDGQDGENAFARLCDRVEAVRVPTICALNGSVYGGSTDLALACDFRIGVTGMRMRMPAGQLGIHFYPGGLRRYVSRLGLNAAKRLFLTAETIAGDALLSIGFLDRIVAPDDLPAAVDELAGRITACAPQAIAGMKRALNDIARGELDDRAAEAAFAASLRSDEFANALKVWSQRRAS, translated from the coding sequence ATGAACGGGACGCCACGGGGGCAATCGGACGGGCCGGCGACAGCCCCCCAACTGACCATGGACGACACGGTGGGCACCATCCGGCTCAACCGCCCGCTCCAGCACAATCGGATCGACGTGGCGGACATCGCCATTCTGGAGGAACAAATCGCGGCGGCCGAAGCGAACCCGTCCGTTCGCGTGCTGGTGCTGACCGCAACGGGGCCGAGCTTCTCGTCCGGGTACGACCTGAGCGCGGCCCAGTCTTCCCAGCGCGGCGGCTCGGACGGCCAGGACGGGGAGAACGCCTTTGCACGGTTGTGCGATCGCGTCGAAGCGGTCCGTGTCCCGACGATCTGCGCCCTCAACGGCAGCGTCTATGGCGGCTCCACCGATCTGGCGCTCGCCTGCGACTTCCGCATCGGCGTGACCGGAATGCGCATGCGCATGCCGGCCGGGCAGCTTGGCATACACTTCTACCCCGGCGGCCTTCGCCGCTACGTGTCGCGGCTTGGCCTCAACGCGGCCAAGCGCTTGTTCCTCACGGCGGAAACGATCGCCGGCGACGCCCTGCTGAGCATCGGCTTCCTGGACCGGATCGTCGCTCCCGACGACCTCCCGGCCGCCGTGGACGAACTGGCCGGACGCATCACCGCCTGCGCGCCGCAGGCCATCGCCGGCATGAAACGCGCGCTCAACGACATCGCCCGCGGCGAGCTGGATGATCGGGCGGCGGAAGCGGCCTTCGCCGCGAGCCTGCGGTCGGACGAGTTCGCCAACGCCCTGAAGGTCTGGTCGCAGCGCCGGGCGTCCTGA
- a CDS encoding aldehyde dehydrogenase family protein — MTDQNLVLNTTPHALARELSGLLLIGGELRPAATGKTFDVVNPATGDVIATAADGGERDVDAAVRAAVAAQGAWARLSARERGRLLVECGRRLVGHAEEIGRLLALETGKAIRTESRVEASLVADTLTFYGGLASELKGETVPFHPKMLTFTQREPIGVVGAIIPWNVPLYLMALKIAPALVAGNAVIVKSAEEAPLAALRVIQVMNQLLPPGVLNILSGDGPGCGAPLVTHPGVGKVTFTGSVETGKIISHLAADKLIPVTLELGGKSPMIVMGDADLDKAIDGAVAGMRFTRQGQSCTASSRIFVHESLHDAFIDKLKAKVDAMTMGDPLDEATDIGTIISPQQFERVQSYIALGETTAGAIAHRCSALPTDERLARGLFVQPVLFTGLANDHRLAREEIFGPVTCVIAFRDYEDALAMANDSDFGLAATIWTRDLRTALDATRRLQAGFVQVNQNLVVQPGLSYGGFKQSGLGKEASLEAMLDHFTHKKTVIINMD, encoded by the coding sequence ATGACCGACCAGAACCTGGTTCTGAACACGACCCCCCATGCCCTCGCACGCGAGCTGTCGGGTTTGCTGCTGATCGGCGGCGAACTCCGGCCGGCGGCCACGGGAAAGACCTTCGACGTCGTAAACCCCGCGACGGGCGACGTGATCGCCACGGCGGCGGACGGCGGCGAGCGGGACGTCGACGCCGCCGTCCGCGCGGCGGTCGCGGCGCAAGGCGCCTGGGCTCGCCTTTCGGCGCGCGAGCGGGGCCGGCTGCTGGTCGAATGCGGGCGCCGTCTGGTCGGCCATGCCGAGGAGATCGGGCGCCTGCTCGCCCTGGAGACGGGCAAGGCCATCCGCACCGAAAGCCGGGTCGAGGCGTCGCTGGTGGCGGACACCCTGACCTTCTATGGCGGGCTCGCGTCCGAGCTGAAGGGCGAAACCGTTCCCTTCCACCCGAAGATGCTGACCTTCACCCAGCGCGAGCCGATCGGCGTCGTCGGCGCCATCATTCCGTGGAACGTGCCGCTGTACCTGATGGCGCTCAAGATCGCGCCGGCGCTGGTCGCCGGAAACGCGGTCATCGTCAAATCCGCCGAGGAGGCGCCGCTGGCGGCCCTGCGCGTCATCCAGGTCATGAACCAGCTGCTGCCGCCGGGTGTCCTCAACATCCTGTCGGGTGACGGCCCCGGATGCGGCGCCCCCCTGGTCACCCATCCGGGGGTCGGCAAGGTGACCTTCACCGGTTCGGTGGAGACGGGAAAGATCATTTCGCATCTGGCGGCCGACAAGCTGATCCCCGTCACCCTCGAGCTGGGTGGCAAAAGCCCGATGATCGTGATGGGCGACGCCGATCTCGACAAGGCCATCGACGGCGCCGTGGCGGGCATGCGCTTCACACGGCAAGGCCAGAGCTGCACCGCCTCCTCGCGCATCTTCGTCCACGAGAGCCTTCACGACGCCTTCATCGACAAACTGAAGGCGAAGGTCGACGCCATGACCATGGGCGACCCGCTGGACGAGGCGACGGACATCGGCACCATCATCTCGCCGCAGCAGTTCGAGCGGGTGCAGTCCTACATCGCGCTTGGCGAGACGACGGCGGGCGCTATCGCCCATCGGTGCTCGGCCCTGCCGACGGACGAGCGGTTGGCGCGCGGCCTGTTCGTGCAGCCCGTCCTCTTCACCGGCCTTGCCAACGATCACCGGCTGGCCCGCGAGGAAATCTTCGGACCGGTCACCTGCGTGATCGCCTTCCGCGACTACGAGGACGCGTTGGCCATGGCCAACGACAGCGATTTCGGTCTCGCCGCGACCATCTGGACGCGCGACCTGCGCACCGCCCTCGACGCGACCCGGCGGCTCCAGGCCGGCTTCGTGCAGGTCAACCAGAACCTCGTGGTTCAGCCGGGTCTGTCCTACGGCGGCTTCAAGCAGTCCGGCCTTGGAAAAGAAGCATCCCTCGAAGCGATGCTCGATCACTTCACGCACAAGAAGACGGTCATCATCAACATGGACTGA
- a CDS encoding ABC transporter substrate-binding protein, which yields MRTSFIAALLATTTLAAGTAQAAEVIRIGVLNDQSGLYSEFGGAGSVEAARLAVEDFGGQVLGKKIEILSADHQNKPDIGLAKAREWFDTQGVHAIADLTNSAIALGVQNLARERGKITLATGPGTTRLTNEDCSPNGFHWMWDTYSQAVGTARAVVQDGGKDWFMLTADYAFGHQMAADIDRTVKENGGKVLGQVRHPLGNSDFSSFLLQAQASKAAIIGLANGGTDTTNAVKQAAEFGITSSGQKLVGLAVLISDVHALGLENAKGLIATTAYYWDRDEGSRKLGERFEARMKRKPNMVQAGVYSAVTHYLKAMQAAGTDDGTVVAAKMRELPVDDLITKGGKVREDGRVIRDMYLIEVKTPAESKGPWDYYKVQRTIPGDQAAIPLSESKCSLVKK from the coding sequence ATGCGTACGTCCTTCATCGCCGCGCTTCTGGCCACGACGACCTTGGCGGCCGGAACGGCCCAGGCCGCCGAGGTCATCCGGATCGGCGTTCTGAACGATCAGTCGGGCCTGTACAGCGAATTCGGCGGCGCCGGTTCGGTCGAGGCGGCGAGACTGGCCGTCGAGGATTTCGGCGGCCAGGTTCTGGGCAAGAAGATCGAGATCCTGTCGGCGGACCACCAGAACAAGCCCGACATCGGGCTGGCGAAGGCCCGCGAATGGTTCGACACCCAGGGCGTTCATGCCATCGCCGACCTGACCAATTCGGCCATCGCCCTCGGGGTCCAGAACCTCGCCCGCGAACGCGGGAAGATCACCCTGGCCACCGGTCCGGGGACGACGCGCCTCACCAACGAAGACTGCTCGCCCAACGGCTTCCACTGGATGTGGGACACCTATTCCCAGGCGGTCGGAACCGCCCGTGCCGTGGTCCAGGACGGCGGCAAGGACTGGTTCATGCTGACCGCCGACTATGCCTTCGGTCATCAGATGGCCGCCGACATCGACAGGACGGTCAAGGAGAACGGCGGCAAGGTACTGGGGCAGGTCAGGCACCCGCTCGGCAACAGCGATTTCTCGTCCTTCCTTCTTCAGGCGCAGGCGTCCAAGGCCGCGATCATCGGGCTCGCCAACGGCGGGACGGACACCACCAACGCGGTCAAGCAGGCGGCGGAGTTCGGCATCACCAGCAGCGGCCAGAAGCTCGTCGGGCTGGCCGTCCTGATCAGCGACGTGCACGCGCTCGGCCTTGAAAACGCCAAGGGGCTGATCGCGACCACGGCCTACTACTGGGATCGCGACGAGGGCAGCCGCAAGCTGGGTGAGCGCTTCGAGGCGCGCATGAAGCGCAAGCCCAACATGGTCCAGGCCGGCGTGTACTCGGCGGTGACGCACTATCTCAAGGCGATGCAGGCGGCCGGCACCGACGACGGCACCGTGGTCGCCGCCAAGATGCGGGAACTTCCGGTCGACGATCTCATCACCAAGGGCGGCAAGGTCCGCGAGGACGGCCGGGTCATCCGCGACATGTACCTGATCGAGGTCAAGACTCCGGCCGAGTCCAAGGGACCCTGGGATTACTACAAGGTCCAGCGCACCATCCCCGGTGATCAGGCGGCGATCCCCTTGAGCGAAAGCAAATGCTCCCTGGTCAAGAAGTGA
- the mmsB gene encoding 3-hydroxyisobutyrate dehydrogenase has product MARIAFIGLGNMGRPMCDNLTKAGHDVVGYDVVPAARDAYAAAGGRVASTLAEALADADTVISMIPTGKHVRAAYEDEGGVLAHARPGTMLIDCSTIDVESARAVSKAAADAGFVMVDAPVSGAVPAAQAGTLTFMVGGTAEGFERARPVLTAMGPKIFHVGASGNGVALKICNNMMAGMSMVAISEVFALAEKLGLDHQTVYDVMTVSSGNCWALQSYCPVPGPVPASPANRDYQPGFAAAMMLKDMRLSQNAAATSGAATPLAGSAAALYQMLVEHGHGNKDFSAVFALITGRLTSA; this is encoded by the coding sequence ATGGCGCGGATTGCTTTCATCGGACTCGGCAACATGGGCCGTCCCATGTGCGATAACCTGACCAAGGCCGGGCACGACGTCGTCGGGTACGACGTCGTGCCCGCGGCGCGCGACGCCTACGCCGCCGCCGGCGGCCGCGTGGCTTCCACGCTGGCCGAAGCGCTGGCCGATGCCGACACCGTCATCAGCATGATCCCGACGGGAAAGCATGTGCGGGCCGCTTACGAGGATGAGGGCGGCGTGCTGGCGCACGCCCGTCCGGGCACGATGCTGATCGACTGCTCCACCATCGACGTGGAGAGCGCGCGGGCGGTCAGCAAGGCGGCGGCCGATGCCGGTTTCGTCATGGTGGACGCCCCGGTGTCCGGCGCGGTCCCGGCGGCGCAGGCCGGGACCCTGACCTTCATGGTCGGCGGCACCGCCGAGGGCTTCGAGCGCGCCCGTCCCGTGCTGACCGCCATGGGACCCAAGATCTTCCATGTCGGCGCATCCGGGAACGGCGTGGCCCTGAAGATCTGCAACAACATGATGGCGGGCATGAGCATGGTCGCCATCAGCGAGGTGTTCGCCCTGGCCGAGAAGCTCGGGCTCGACCACCAGACGGTCTACGATGTCATGACCGTGTCCTCGGGCAATTGCTGGGCCTTGCAGAGCTATTGCCCGGTTCCGGGGCCGGTTCCGGCATCGCCGGCCAACCGCGACTACCAGCCGGGCTTCGCGGCGGCGATGATGCTGAAGGACATGCGCCTGTCCCAGAACGCGGCCGCCACCAGCGGCGCGGCCACGCCGCTCGCCGGCAGCGCCGCCGCGCTCTACCAGATGCTTGTGGAGCACGGTCACGGAAACAAGGATTTCAGCGCCGTCTTCGCCCTGATCACCGGACGGCTGACATCGGCGTGA
- a CDS encoding quinone oxidoreductase family protein, whose translation MVHAIRVHQPGGPEALVWEEVAVPPPGPGEALVRHTAIGVNLIDTYHRSALSGQYAIPRPAVLGVEGAGVVEAVGPGVTDVAPGDRVAYWMLLGAYAERRIVPTHRLVKLPDTVSDEVAAAAMVKGTTAQYLLHRVHPVKAGETLLVHAAAGGVGQMLCQWAHALGATVIGTVGSPEKAAVARCAGCDHVILYREEDFAARVRDITDGRGVDVVYDSVGQDTFMASLDCLKPFGLMVSFGQASGPVPPLDISMLAQKGSIFLAKPTLATVTRSRDDIETLAGGLFEALASGRVQVGIAHRAPLTDAASVHRDLEARRTTGSIVLIP comes from the coding sequence ATGGTTCATGCGATCCGCGTCCACCAGCCCGGTGGTCCCGAAGCCCTGGTCTGGGAGGAGGTGGCCGTGCCGCCGCCCGGCCCGGGGGAGGCCCTGGTCCGCCACACGGCGATCGGCGTCAACCTCATCGACACCTATCACCGCTCGGCCCTCTCCGGGCAGTACGCGATCCCGCGGCCGGCCGTGCTGGGCGTGGAGGGCGCCGGCGTCGTCGAGGCGGTCGGCCCCGGCGTCACCGATGTGGCGCCCGGCGACCGCGTCGCCTATTGGATGCTGCTCGGCGCCTACGCCGAGCGGCGCATCGTTCCCACGCACCGCCTGGTGAAACTGCCGGACACGGTGTCGGACGAGGTGGCCGCCGCCGCGATGGTCAAGGGGACGACGGCGCAGTATCTGCTGCATCGCGTTCACCCGGTCAAGGCGGGGGAAACCCTTCTCGTGCACGCCGCGGCGGGCGGCGTCGGCCAGATGCTGTGCCAGTGGGCGCACGCTTTGGGAGCGACGGTGATCGGCACGGTCGGCTCGCCGGAAAAGGCGGCCGTCGCCCGGTGCGCCGGCTGCGATCACGTCATCCTCTACCGCGAGGAGGATTTCGCCGCGCGCGTCCGCGACATCACCGACGGTCGCGGTGTCGACGTGGTCTATGATTCCGTCGGGCAGGACACCTTCATGGCGTCGCTGGACTGTCTGAAGCCCTTCGGCCTGATGGTCAGCTTCGGGCAGGCGAGCGGCCCGGTGCCGCCCTTGGATATCAGCATGCTGGCGCAAAAGGGCTCGATCTTCCTCGCCAAGCCGACGCTGGCCACGGTCACCCGCAGCCGCGACGACATCGAGACCCTGGCCGGCGGGCTGTTCGAGGCCCTGGCCTCGGGCCGGGTCCAGGTCGGCATCGCCCACCGGGCGCCGCTCACCGACGCCGCATCGGTGCACCGCGACCTGGAAGCCCGCCGCACGACGGGATCGATCGTGCTCATTCCCTGA
- a CDS encoding AMP-binding protein has product MTHNLYSLLLKPGAASDARVALRTDTGRTDTERTWTYADLRRTAGRMAHVLHEAGVGPGNRVAVQVAKSPEAVCLYLAVLQLGAVYLPLNTAYTLAELRYFLDDAEPTVFVGQTPVVGDLVPPAGCRTFTLDPDGEGTVMEACRGRPPWERVAEVGPDDVAAILYTSGTTGRPKGAMISHGNLAFGTRTLNALWGISEADVLLHALPIFHAHGLFIALNSMLYAGASCVFLPKFTADAAIEHLPNSTVFMGVPTLYTRLLADPRLARERCGSMRLFTCGSAPLSREIFEAFEARTGHRILERYGMTETTIIASNPLDGERLPGTVGYPLPGLEVRVVNATGQPQPAGTVGGLELRGPNVFKGYWRMPEKTAAEFRPDGFFMTGDLARAAPDGRLTLVSRAKELIISGGYNVYPREVEIVLNRIEGVGETAVFGVPHPDFGEGVVAVVERRPGSEPLDPASILAQAARELAGYKLPKAVIVQDALPRNAMGKILKNELSSQHKDVFRKRDATG; this is encoded by the coding sequence ATGACGCACAATCTCTACAGCCTGCTTTTGAAACCCGGAGCGGCGTCCGACGCGCGGGTGGCCCTGCGAACCGACACGGGGCGAACCGACACGGAACGGACATGGACCTACGCGGACCTGCGGCGGACCGCCGGACGCATGGCGCATGTCCTTCACGAGGCCGGCGTCGGTCCGGGAAACCGGGTCGCCGTGCAGGTGGCGAAGTCGCCCGAGGCGGTGTGTCTTTATCTCGCCGTCCTGCAACTCGGGGCGGTCTACCTGCCACTCAACACGGCCTACACGCTGGCCGAACTGCGCTACTTTCTCGACGACGCGGAACCCACGGTGTTCGTCGGACAGACTCCGGTCGTCGGCGATCTGGTGCCGCCGGCCGGGTGCCGAACCTTCACGCTCGATCCGGACGGCGAAGGAACGGTGATGGAGGCGTGCCGTGGACGGCCGCCCTGGGAGCGTGTCGCCGAGGTCGGCCCCGACGATGTGGCGGCGATCCTCTACACCTCCGGAACGACGGGGCGCCCCAAGGGCGCCATGATCTCCCACGGCAATCTGGCCTTTGGCACCCGCACGCTGAACGCGCTTTGGGGCATCTCCGAAGCCGATGTGCTGCTGCATGCACTGCCCATTTTCCACGCACACGGCCTGTTCATCGCCTTGAACTCGATGCTGTATGCGGGCGCGTCCTGTGTTTTCCTTCCCAAATTCACGGCCGACGCCGCGATCGAGCATCTGCCGAACAGCACCGTGTTCATGGGGGTCCCGACGCTCTACACGCGCCTCCTGGCCGATCCGCGGCTCGCACGGGAGCGGTGCGGGAGCATGCGCCTGTTCACCTGTGGCTCGGCTCCTCTGTCACGGGAAATCTTCGAGGCGTTCGAGGCCCGCACGGGCCATCGGATCCTTGAACGCTACGGCATGACGGAAACCACGATCATCGCCTCCAACCCCCTCGACGGCGAGCGTCTGCCCGGCACGGTCGGCTACCCCCTGCCCGGGCTGGAGGTCCGGGTTGTGAACGCCACCGGACAGCCGCAGCCTGCGGGCACGGTCGGCGGCCTCGAACTGCGCGGTCCGAACGTGTTCAAGGGCTATTGGCGGATGCCGGAGAAAACGGCGGCGGAATTCCGGCCGGACGGCTTCTTCATGACGGGAGATCTGGCGCGCGCCGCCCCGGACGGCCGTCTCACGCTGGTCAGCCGCGCGAAGGAACTCATCATTTCCGGCGGCTACAATGTCTATCCGCGCGAGGTCGAGATCGTGCTCAATCGCATCGAGGGGGTGGGCGAGACCGCGGTCTTCGGCGTTCCCCACCCCGATTTCGGCGAGGGCGTGGTGGCCGTCGTCGAGCGCCGACCGGGCAGCGAGCCGCTCGATCCGGCCTCCATTCTCGCACAGGCGGCGCGCGAACTCGCCGGATACAAGCTGCCCAAGGCCGTGATCGTCCAGGATGCCCTGCCCCGGAACGCCATGGGAAAGATCTTAAAGAACGAACTCAGTTCGCAGCACAAGGACGTGTTCAGGAAGCGAGACGCAACCGGTTGA
- a CDS encoding hemerythrin domain-containing protein, whose translation MHTDSKTGQLLHDDHHRTIDLLNAFEAYLERTGEDDIPHLDADGRGLLATIGKELGQDLERHFLLEEQWLFPPIAAAGAYEMTADLSTDHEALRPLVRRIARLCALALREGFDEESWPVFRHVGQQLIEGLVLHIQKEETALLGAVDAVLTPAQDVALARAYRHGDEALGGVDEHASSPQV comes from the coding sequence ATGCACACCGACAGCAAGACCGGCCAACTCCTGCACGACGATCATCACCGGACCATCGACCTTCTGAACGCGTTCGAAGCCTACCTGGAGCGCACCGGGGAGGACGACATCCCGCATCTCGACGCGGACGGTCGCGGTCTGCTCGCCACCATCGGCAAGGAACTGGGCCAGGACCTCGAACGGCATTTCCTCCTGGAAGAGCAGTGGCTCTTCCCGCCCATCGCCGCCGCCGGCGCTTACGAGATGACGGCCGACCTGTCGACCGACCATGAAGCCCTGCGCCCGCTCGTCCGTCGGATCGCCCGGCTGTGCGCCCTGGCTCTGCGTGAGGGGTTCGATGAGGAAAGCTGGCCGGTCTTCCGCCATGTCGGGCAGCAGCTGATCGAGGGCCTCGTTCTGCACATTCAAAAGGAAGAGACCGCACTGCTCGGCGCCGTCGACGCCGTGCTCACGCCGGCACAGGACGTCGCCCTTGCACGGGCTTACCGCCATGGGGACGAGGCGCTTGGCGGCGTGGATGAACACGCATCATCGCCGCAGGTTTAG
- a CDS encoding FmdE family protein has protein sequence MTFPSFYDAAPRLVVFDPLSAFLGAAEDGLLEYGYADAVRLAGHSCPTVAGAYLMTVRSLERLYPDEVPERGAVAVSVREAADDGVAGVMASVATLLTGATENTGFKGIAGRFDRRNLLSFGVGIQGTMAFVRMDTGAGVQATLDSGVVPVDPAMPGLLQRLLSQAASPDEAAQFRILWQKRVRRMLVDHASDPRLVRLAAWNGRPDA, from the coding sequence ATGACCTTTCCATCCTTCTATGATGCGGCGCCGCGGCTCGTCGTGTTCGATCCGCTCAGCGCGTTCCTCGGCGCGGCCGAGGACGGCCTGCTTGAGTACGGCTATGCCGATGCGGTGCGGCTGGCCGGCCATTCCTGCCCGACCGTCGCGGGCGCTTACCTGATGACCGTACGGTCACTGGAACGTCTGTATCCCGATGAGGTGCCCGAGCGCGGGGCCGTCGCGGTGTCTGTTCGCGAGGCCGCCGACGACGGTGTGGCCGGCGTGATGGCAAGCGTCGCCACGCTGCTGACCGGAGCGACGGAAAACACCGGCTTCAAGGGCATCGCTGGACGCTTCGACCGCCGGAACCTCCTGTCCTTCGGTGTCGGCATTCAAGGGACGATGGCCTTCGTCCGCATGGACACGGGAGCGGGCGTGCAGGCGACGCTCGACAGCGGCGTCGTGCCGGTCGATCCGGCGATGCCCGGCCTTCTTCAGCGCCTGTTGTCCCAAGCGGCATCCCCGGACGAAGCGGCACAGTTCCGCATCCTGTGGCAAAAGCGGGTCCGGCGCATGCTGGTGGACCACGCCAGCGATCCTCGGCTGGTCAGGCTTGCCGCCTGGAATGGCCGACCCGACGCGTGA
- the nirK gene encoding copper-containing nitrite reductase, which translates to MKTKTFLATVSAAALIALSGIGAASATTLYAEPKVKEPAVDIVQDPAAVPAPEAAGKRAPKTHNVVLTTTEVEARLDDGTTYTYWTFNNKVPGPMVRVRVGDTVNVSMTNAPGSIMNHSIDFHAATGFLGGGQITQAEPGQTKEFSFKAMAPGVYVYHCATPMVAQHIAKGMFGLIVVEPEGGLPKVDKEFYVMQQEIYATKAKNLPAAEDDYDGLVNEKPGYLVFNGAVGGLVKDKPLKASVGETVRIWFGVGGPNFTSSFHVIGEIFDRVHNLGDLDTPPLKNVQTVSVAPGGATMVEFKVDYPGKYALVDHALSRATKGLIGILEVDGKADDSIILDKSGDSRKQLGEMKH; encoded by the coding sequence ATGAAAACCAAGACCTTCCTCGCCACCGTCAGCGCCGCCGCCCTCATCGCCCTGTCGGGGATCGGCGCCGCATCGGCCACCACGCTGTACGCCGAACCGAAGGTCAAGGAGCCGGCGGTCGACATTGTCCAAGACCCCGCGGCGGTCCCGGCGCCGGAAGCGGCGGGCAAGCGCGCCCCCAAGACCCACAACGTCGTGCTGACCACGACCGAGGTCGAAGCCAGACTGGATGACGGCACGACCTACACCTACTGGACGTTCAACAACAAGGTCCCCGGCCCGATGGTCCGCGTCCGTGTCGGCGACACGGTGAACGTGTCCATGACGAACGCGCCCGGATCGATCATGAACCATTCCATTGATTTCCACGCGGCCACCGGTTTCCTTGGCGGCGGACAGATCACCCAGGCGGAGCCGGGCCAGACCAAGGAATTCTCGTTCAAGGCGATGGCGCCGGGCGTCTACGTCTATCACTGCGCCACGCCGATGGTCGCCCAGCACATCGCCAAGGGCATGTTCGGCCTGATTGTGGTGGAGCCCGAAGGCGGCCTGCCGAAGGTCGACAAGGAATTCTATGTGATGCAGCAGGAAATCTACGCCACCAAGGCGAAGAACCTGCCGGCCGCGGAGGACGACTATGACGGCTTGGTCAACGAGAAGCCCGGCTATCTGGTGTTCAACGGCGCCGTGGGTGGGCTGGTGAAGGACAAGCCGCTGAAGGCCAGTGTGGGCGAAACCGTGCGCATCTGGTTCGGTGTCGGCGGGCCGAACTTCACCTCGTCGTTCCATGTCATCGGCGAGATCTTCGATCGCGTCCACAACCTGGGTGACCTGGACACGCCGCCGCTGAAAAACGTGCAGACGGTCTCGGTGGCGCCCGGCGGGGCGACGATGGTGGAGTTCAAGGTCGACTATCCGGGCAAGTACGCCTTGGTCGACCACGCTCTGAGCCGCGCCACCAAGGGGCTCATCGGCATTCTGGAGGTCGATGGCAAGGCGGACGACAGCATCATCCTCGACAAGAGCGGCGACTCCCGCAAGCAGCTCGGCGAGATGAAGCATTGA